One window of the Anaeromyxobacter dehalogenans 2CP-C genome contains the following:
- a CDS encoding FHA domain-containing protein has protein sequence MRGYLLTWLARQYRDADLRAFVREHPQDWLVWEAGPWRPPSRRRETLRTEEVRFAATAKEPIAIVLEPGPDGAPLRVGRAAGNDIVIDDPTLSRAHLELVRDGDARWRVADVGSSNGTRLAGARIGREPVPLPVGVALEAGAARLSLYDAAALFLRLRGAS, from the coding sequence TTGAGGGGCTACCTGCTCACGTGGCTCGCGCGCCAGTATCGCGACGCCGATCTGCGGGCGTTCGTGCGCGAGCACCCGCAGGACTGGCTGGTCTGGGAGGCGGGCCCGTGGCGGCCGCCCTCCCGGCGGCGCGAGACGCTGCGCACCGAGGAGGTGCGCTTCGCCGCGACGGCGAAGGAGCCCATCGCCATCGTGCTGGAGCCGGGCCCCGACGGCGCGCCGCTGCGGGTGGGCCGCGCCGCCGGGAACGACATCGTCATCGACGACCCGACGCTGTCGCGCGCGCACCTCGAGCTGGTGCGCGACGGCGACGCCCGCTGGCGCGTCGCCGACGTGGGCTCGTCGAACGGCACGCGCCTCGCCGGCGCGCGGATCGGGCGCGAGCCCGTGCCGCTGCCGGTGGGCGTGGCGCTCGAGGCGGGCGCCGCGCGGCTCAGCCTCTACGACGCCGCGGCCCTGTTCCTGCGGCTGCGCGGCGCGAGCTGA
- a CDS encoding M13 family metallopeptidase, translating into MRRILSFAACIALAACRTAPTAPPAAPGAPLPPLDEAALDRSADACQDFYQFACGGWMARTEIPADRSVWSRGFAELDERNTAQLRRILEAAAAGRADPADAFSGKVGDYFGSCMDEGGIEARGLADLKAGWARIDAIADRPALAAELARLHGAGMTAPFGLLADQDAKDATQVILIVNQGGLSLPDREYYLSDAGKNPEIRRAWAAHLRRMLGLAGLPPAQAEAGAAAVEKFETGLARTHWTRAELRDPARIYNRVDRAGLERLAPDFPWARFFADLGQPGLDAVSVTTPAFVAEVGKQFASAPLDAWKAYLRWHLLDDMAAFRAVPAVLVQERFAFQSASFSGAKELAPRWKHCVGVTDEAIGFAVGQAYVRRHFGAEGKDRTTRLVAEIEKAMEADLGSLSWMDAPTRERAREKLARVVNKVGYPDAWRDYGTLRVDRGSFFANVLAAGRFETTRQLAKIGKPVDRGEWFMSPPTVNAYYNASMNEMVFPAGILQPPFFNREAPETVNYGAIGMVVGHELTHGFDDEGRQYDALGNLRDWWTPAVGAEFDRRAACLVKQYGAYEALPGVHLDGKLTLGENIADLGGLKLAFAAMQAARRARPGADRPVLGFTPEQQFFVGYAQSWCSKYREQEARRRAVVDSHSPPRFRVNGPLSNLPDFARAFACAEGTPMARPAAERCEIW; encoded by the coding sequence GTGCGCCGCATCCTCTCCTTCGCCGCTTGCATCGCCCTCGCCGCCTGCCGCACCGCGCCGACGGCGCCCCCCGCCGCCCCGGGCGCGCCGCTGCCGCCGCTCGACGAGGCGGCGCTCGACCGCTCCGCCGACGCGTGCCAGGACTTCTACCAGTTCGCCTGCGGCGGCTGGATGGCGCGCACCGAGATCCCCGCGGATCGCTCGGTGTGGAGCCGCGGGTTCGCCGAGCTGGACGAGCGCAACACCGCCCAGCTCCGCCGCATCCTCGAGGCCGCCGCGGCCGGTCGCGCCGATCCGGCCGACGCGTTCTCGGGGAAGGTGGGCGACTACTTCGGCTCCTGCATGGACGAGGGGGGCATCGAGGCGCGCGGCCTCGCCGACCTGAAGGCGGGGTGGGCGCGGATCGACGCCATCGCGGATCGGCCGGCGCTCGCCGCCGAGCTGGCGCGCCTGCACGGCGCCGGGATGACCGCGCCGTTCGGGCTGCTCGCCGACCAGGACGCGAAGGACGCGACGCAGGTGATCCTGATCGTGAATCAGGGCGGGCTCTCGCTGCCGGACCGCGAGTACTACCTGTCCGACGCCGGCAAGAACCCGGAGATCCGCCGGGCCTGGGCCGCGCACCTGCGCAGGATGCTCGGCCTGGCCGGCCTGCCGCCCGCGCAGGCCGAGGCGGGCGCCGCCGCGGTGGAGAAGTTCGAGACCGGGCTGGCGCGCACGCACTGGACCCGCGCCGAGCTGCGCGACCCCGCGCGCATCTACAACCGCGTGGACCGCGCCGGGCTGGAGCGGCTCGCGCCGGACTTCCCCTGGGCGCGCTTCTTCGCCGATCTGGGCCAGCCCGGGCTCGACGCGGTGAGCGTGACCACGCCGGCGTTCGTGGCCGAGGTCGGCAAGCAGTTCGCGTCGGCCCCGCTCGACGCCTGGAAGGCCTACCTGCGCTGGCACCTGCTCGACGACATGGCCGCGTTCCGCGCGGTCCCGGCGGTGCTGGTCCAGGAGCGCTTCGCGTTCCAGAGCGCGAGCTTCTCCGGCGCGAAGGAGCTCGCACCCCGCTGGAAGCACTGCGTGGGCGTGACCGACGAGGCGATCGGGTTCGCGGTCGGGCAGGCCTACGTCCGCCGCCACTTCGGCGCGGAGGGGAAGGACCGGACCACGCGGCTGGTGGCCGAGATCGAGAAGGCGATGGAGGCCGACCTGGGCTCGCTCTCCTGGATGGACGCGCCCACCCGCGAGCGCGCCCGCGAGAAGCTCGCGCGCGTGGTGAACAAGGTCGGCTACCCGGACGCCTGGCGCGACTACGGGACGCTGCGCGTGGACCGCGGCTCCTTCTTCGCGAACGTGCTCGCGGCGGGCCGGTTCGAGACGACCCGGCAGCTCGCGAAGATCGGCAAGCCGGTGGATCGCGGCGAGTGGTTCATGAGCCCGCCCACCGTGAACGCCTACTACAACGCGTCGATGAACGAGATGGTGTTCCCGGCCGGCATCCTGCAGCCGCCCTTCTTCAACCGCGAGGCGCCCGAGACCGTGAACTACGGCGCCATCGGGATGGTGGTGGGGCACGAGCTGACGCACGGGTTCGACGACGAGGGGCGCCAGTACGACGCGCTCGGCAACCTGCGCGACTGGTGGACGCCGGCGGTGGGGGCCGAGTTCGACCGGCGCGCCGCGTGCCTGGTGAAGCAGTACGGCGCCTACGAGGCCCTGCCCGGCGTGCACCTCGACGGCAAGCTCACGCTCGGCGAGAACATCGCCGACCTGGGCGGGCTGAAGCTCGCGTTCGCGGCCATGCAGGCGGCCCGGCGCGCGCGGCCGGGGGCCGATCGGCCCGTGCTCGGCTTCACCCCGGAGCAGCAGTTCTTCGTGGGCTACGCCCAGTCCTGGTGCTCGAAGTACCGCGAGCAGGAGGCGCGCCGGCGCGCGGTGGTGGACTCGCACTCGCCGCCGCGGTTCCGCGTGAACGGGCCGCTCTCCAACCTGCCGGACTTCGCGCGCGCCTTCGCCTGCGCCGAGGGGACGCCCATGGCCCGGCCCGCGGCGGAGCGCTGCGAGATCTGGTGA